A genomic region of Staphylococcus roterodami contains the following coding sequences:
- the ureG gene encoding urease accessory protein UreG — MANPIKIGIGGPVGAGKTQLIEKVVRRLSKEMSIGVITNDIYTKEDEKILVNTGVLPEDRIIGVETGGCPHTAIREDASMNFAAIDELLERHDDIELIFIESGGDNLAATFSPELVDFSIYIIDVAQGEKIPRKGGQGMIKSDFFVINKTDLAPYVGASLEQMAKDTKVFRGNRPFAFTNLKTDEGLDDVIDWIERDTLLKGLS; from the coding sequence GTGGCAAATCCGATTAAAATTGGTATTGGTGGACCTGTTGGCGCAGGTAAAACACAATTAATTGAAAAAGTAGTAAGACGTCTTTCAAAAGAAATGAGTATCGGCGTTATTACAAATGATATTTATACTAAAGAAGACGAAAAAATATTAGTTAACACTGGTGTTTTACCAGAGGATCGTATTATTGGTGTTGAAACAGGTGGTTGTCCTCATACAGCTATTCGTGAAGATGCTTCTATGAACTTCGCAGCAATTGATGAACTATTGGAACGTCATGATGACATTGAATTAATCTTCATAGAATCTGGCGGTGATAACTTAGCAGCAACATTCAGCCCTGAGCTTGTTGATTTTTCAATTTATATCATCGACGTAGCTCAAGGTGAAAAGATTCCACGTAAAGGTGGACAAGGTATGATTAAATCTGATTTCTTCGTCATTAATAAAACTGATTTAGCACCTTATGTTGGTGCATCACTTGAACAAATGGCTAAAGATACTAAAGTGTTCCGTGGTAATCGACCATTTGCCTTCACTAACTTAAAAACTGATGAAGGCTTAGATGATGTTATTGATTGGATAGAACGCGACACACTGCTTAAAGGACTATCATAA
- a CDS encoding PH domain-containing protein — MILDNVNPNDLFPTEKKGPSVLGIIEYQVHGNNEFEGAFIATNERLIMNVDMNGQFYYRSISYNEVEAIDYNGETITFKFNIGKVPMYDIKSDNVESFVEYVKQHMIV; from the coding sequence ATGATTTTAGATAATGTGAATCCAAATGATTTATTTCCGACAGAGAAAAAGGGACCTTCAGTGCTAGGAATAATTGAATATCAAGTTCATGGAAATAATGAATTTGAAGGTGCGTTTATTGCTACCAATGAACGTTTAATTATGAATGTAGATATGAACGGGCAATTTTATTATAGAAGTATTAGCTATAATGAAGTAGAAGCAATAGATTATAATGGAGAGACAATAACTTTTAAATTTAATATTGGTAAAGTACCTATGTATGATATTAAAAGTGATAATGTTGAATCATTTGTTGAATATGTAAAACAACATATGATAGTATAG
- the sarR gene encoding HTH-type transcriptional regulator SarR translates to MSKINDINDLVNATFQVKKFFRDTKKKYNLNYEEIYILNHILKSESNEISSKEIAKCSEFKPYYLTKALQKLKDLKLLSKKRSLHDERTVIVFVTDTQKANIQKLISELEEYIKN, encoded by the coding sequence ATGAGTAAAATTAATGACATTAATGATTTAGTCAACGCAACATTTCAAGTTAAGAAGTTTTTCAGAGATACAAAGAAAAAATACAATTTGAACTATGAAGAGATTTATATTTTAAATCATATTTTAAAAAGTGAGTCTAACGAAATCTCTTCTAAAGAGATTGCTAAATGTTCAGAGTTCAAGCCTTACTATTTAACTAAAGCTTTACAAAAGCTTAAAGATTTAAAATTATTATCTAAGAAAAGAAGTTTACACGACGAAAGAACAGTAATCGTTTTTGTTACAGATACACAAAAAGCAAATATTCAAAAATTGATTTCAGAATTAGAAGAATACATTAAAAATTAA
- the ureC gene encoding urease subunit alpha — MSFKMTQNQYTSLYGPTVGDSIRLGDTNLFAQIEKDYAVYGEEATFGGGKSIRDGMAQNPRVTRDDVNVADLVISNAVIIDYDKVVKADIGIKNGYIFAIGNAGNPDIMDNVDIIIGSTTDVIAAEGKIVTAGGIDTHVHFINPEQAEVALESGITTHIGGGTGASEGSKATTVTPGPWHIHRMLEAAEGLPINVGFTGKGQATNPTALIEQINAGAIGLKVHEDWGATPSALSNALDVADEFDVQIALHADTLNEAGFMEDTMAAVKDRVLHMYHTEGAGGGHAPDLIKSAAFSNILPSSTNPTLPYTQNTVDEHLDMVMITHHLNAAIPEDIAFADSRIRKETIAAEDVLQDMGVFSMISSDSQAMGRVGEVITRTWQVAHRMKEQRGPLDGDFEHNDNNRIKRYIAKYTINPAITHGISEYVGSIEPGKLADIVLWDPIFFGVKPELIVKGGLINSAVNGDANGSIPTSEPQKYRKMYGQYGGNITSTSMTFVSKTAYENGINRALNLKRMVRPVKNIRQLSKADMKNNSATPNLDVDPQTYEVYVDGEKITSQAATELPLTQRYFLF, encoded by the coding sequence ATGAGCTTTAAAATGACTCAAAATCAATATACGAGTTTATATGGTCCAACTGTAGGAGATTCCATTCGATTAGGTGATACAAACTTGTTTGCACAAATTGAAAAGGATTACGCAGTATATGGTGAAGAAGCTACTTTCGGTGGTGGTAAATCTATCCGTGACGGTATGGCTCAAAATCCTCGTGTAACACGTGATGATGTTAATGTAGCAGACTTAGTTATTTCTAATGCCGTTATTATCGATTACGATAAAGTTGTAAAAGCAGATATAGGTATTAAAAACGGTTATATCTTTGCCATTGGTAATGCCGGCAACCCAGATATAATGGATAATGTCGACATTATTATTGGTTCTACTACAGATGTTATTGCAGCAGAAGGTAAAATCGTAACTGCTGGTGGTATAGATACTCACGTTCATTTTATCAACCCTGAACAAGCAGAAGTTGCACTTGAAAGTGGTATTACAACGCATATTGGCGGCGGTACTGGTGCTTCTGAGGGATCGAAAGCTACTACTGTAACACCTGGTCCTTGGCATATTCATAGAATGTTAGAAGCTGCAGAAGGTTTACCAATCAATGTTGGCTTTACTGGTAAAGGACAAGCAACTAACCCCACTGCACTTATCGAACAAATTAATGCAGGTGCAATTGGTTTAAAAGTACATGAAGACTGGGGTGCAACACCATCAGCTTTAAGCAATGCTTTAGATGTTGCTGATGAATTCGATGTTCAAATTGCTTTACATGCCGATACTTTAAATGAAGCAGGTTTTATGGAAGATACGATGGCAGCAGTAAAAGACCGCGTACTTCACATGTATCATACTGAAGGTGCTGGTGGCGGACATGCCCCTGATTTAATTAAATCAGCAGCATTTTCAAATATATTACCTTCATCTACGAATCCAACATTACCATATACGCAAAATACAGTAGATGAACATTTAGATATGGTTATGATTACTCACCATTTAAATGCTGCTATTCCTGAAGATATTGCATTTGCTGACTCACGTATTCGAAAAGAAACAATCGCAGCAGAAGATGTACTTCAAGATATGGGTGTATTTAGTATGATTAGTTCTGATTCACAAGCCATGGGACGTGTAGGTGAAGTGATTACAAGAACATGGCAAGTGGCACACCGTATGAAAGAACAACGTGGTCCATTAGATGGCGACTTTGAACATAATGATAATAATCGTATTAAACGTTATATTGCTAAATATACAATTAACCCAGCCATTACACATGGTATTTCTGAATATGTAGGTTCTATCGAGCCAGGCAAACTTGCTGACATCGTTTTATGGGATCCAATTTTCTTCGGTGTTAAACCCGAATTGATTGTAAAAGGTGGTTTAATTAATTCAGCCGTTAACGGAGATGCCAATGGTTCTATTCCTACATCTGAACCACAGAAATATCGTAAAATGTACGGTCAATATGGTGGTAACATTACTAGCACATCAATGACATTCGTATCTAAAACTGCATATGAAAATGGTATTAACCGTGCATTAAACTTAAAACGCATGGTTCGCCCTGTTAAAAATATTAGACAATTATCTAAAGCAGACATGAAAAATAATAGTGCTACCCCTAATTTGGATGTAGATCCGCAAACATATGAAGTATATGTAGACGGTGAAAAAATTACAAGTCAAGCAGCAACAGAGTTACCATTAACTCAAAGATACTTCTTATTCTAG
- the ureE gene encoding urease accessory protein UreE, producing MIIEEIQGNIANLSDSEKQKHVEKVYLENSDLVKRIQRVVTDHGNEIGIRLKQPIDLQYGDILYADDHNMIIVDVNSEDVLVIQPRTLQEMGDIAHQLGNRHLPAQFTETEMLVQYDYLVEDLLKNLGIPYVHEDRKVNKAFRHIGHSHD from the coding sequence ATGATTATAGAAGAAATTCAAGGCAATATTGCCAATTTATCAGATTCAGAAAAGCAAAAGCATGTTGAAAAAGTCTATCTTGAAAACTCAGATCTTGTTAAACGTATTCAAAGAGTCGTTACAGATCATGGTAATGAAATTGGTATCCGTTTAAAACAACCAATCGACTTGCAATACGGAGATATTTTATATGCGGATGATCATAATATGATTATTGTTGATGTAAATTCAGAAGATGTCTTAGTCATTCAACCACGAACACTACAAGAAATGGGTGACATTGCACATCAACTAGGAAATCGCCATTTACCTGCACAATTTACAGAAACTGAAATGTTAGTACAATACGATTATTTAGTAGAAGATTTATTAAAAAATCTAGGTATTCCATATGTTCATGAAGATCGTAAAGTTAATAAAGCCTTCAGACATATAGGACATTCTCATGATTGA
- a CDS encoding transcriptional regulator, translated as MSKFKVKRLTAHILMLKVINDMLKYSFHLTLTQVKLLNLLVKSDGLKSKIPSIDYLLKLNEIQSKIALFQMLSYLNNHQWLSKQRDQRDQRKLKISLNKNHMNKIEYMNNEVNDYIERYFAQYTLQTTSDYVNYLLRCKDLLERLKCYLNICQLTLEELYVLGILYLHQGQLTVKELQGEFHHPIFSISPILKNLIIKQLVQKERCELDERQVIILIKREQFSKVTKLIHACYNYLEKGIQDKEK; from the coding sequence ATGTCTAAATTTAAAGTTAAACGTTTAACTGCACATATACTAATGTTAAAAGTCATTAATGACATGCTGAAGTATTCATTTCATCTTACATTAACTCAAGTGAAATTGCTTAATCTGTTAGTCAAATCTGATGGACTTAAATCAAAAATACCTTCAATTGATTACTTGTTGAAATTGAATGAAATTCAATCTAAAATAGCTTTATTTCAAATGTTAAGTTATTTAAATAACCATCAATGGCTATCTAAACAAAGAGATCAACGAGATCAGCGTAAATTAAAGATTTCTTTAAATAAAAATCATATGAACAAAATAGAATATATGAATAATGAAGTTAATGATTATATTGAACGCTATTTTGCTCAATATACACTTCAAACAACTAGTGATTATGTCAATTATTTATTAAGATGCAAGGATTTGTTAGAGAGGTTAAAGTGTTATCTGAACATATGCCAATTAACATTAGAAGAGTTGTATGTCTTAGGGATATTATACTTGCATCAGGGTCAATTAACAGTTAAAGAATTACAAGGAGAATTTCATCATCCAATTTTTAGCATTAGCCCAATTTTAAAAAATTTAATCATAAAACAATTGGTTCAAAAAGAACGTTGCGAATTAGATGAAAGGCAAGTCATTATATTAATTAAACGAGAACAGTTTTCTAAAGTCACTAAGCTTATTCATGCATGTTATAATTATCTCGAAAAGGGAATACAAGACAAGGAAAAATAG
- a CDS encoding acyl-CoA/acyl-ACP dehydrogenase, which produces MNGMKNSFLITSEIQKKWIEKFKSIENTFKARANHNDKHSEFPYSNIEWLIKEGYGQLTLPKKYGGEGATVEDMVILQSFLGELDGATALSIGWHVSVIGQIYEQQLWSQEMLNQFADEIKKGALVNRAVSEAEMGSPTRGGRPSTNAVKVADGYLLNGVKTYTSMSKVLTHIIVGAYIEELGTVGFFLVDRDTPGVEIADNWDVMGMRATESHDLILNDVKVPLNHLVETERSKSPNGWILHIPSCYLGIAQAARNYAVDFAMQHSPNSIEGTIATLPTVQQNLGKMETLLLSARQFLWSTAKGYQLFKDDSQIRNATSASKVMVMNQGLEVVDIAMRIVGAKSLEMSRPLQRYYRDMRAGLHNPPMEDAAYTNIAKSITNTF; this is translated from the coding sequence ATGAATGGTATGAAAAATTCCTTTTTAATTACGAGTGAAATTCAAAAGAAATGGATTGAAAAATTTAAATCGATTGAAAATACATTCAAAGCAAGGGCTAACCACAATGATAAACATAGTGAGTTTCCTTATAGCAACATCGAATGGTTAATTAAAGAAGGATATGGGCAATTGACTTTACCAAAAAAATACGGTGGTGAAGGAGCCACTGTGGAAGATATGGTCATACTACAATCATTTTTAGGTGAACTGGATGGCGCCACAGCATTATCAATAGGTTGGCATGTCAGTGTAATTGGACAAATTTATGAGCAACAATTATGGTCTCAAGAAATGTTGAATCAATTTGCTGATGAAATTAAAAAAGGTGCATTAGTAAATAGAGCGGTCAGTGAAGCGGAGATGGGTAGCCCGACTAGAGGTGGCAGACCAAGTACAAATGCTGTGAAAGTTGCTGATGGTTATTTACTAAATGGTGTGAAAACTTATACTTCGATGAGTAAAGTGTTAACGCACATTATTGTTGGTGCGTATATAGAAGAATTAGGAACGGTTGGTTTTTTCTTGGTAGATAGAGATACACCAGGAGTTGAAATTGCTGACAATTGGGATGTTATGGGTATGCGAGCGACAGAGAGTCATGACCTAATTTTAAATGATGTAAAAGTTCCATTGAATCACTTAGTTGAAACAGAACGAAGTAAATCCCCTAATGGTTGGATTTTGCATATACCAAGTTGTTATTTAGGCATAGCTCAAGCAGCCAGAAATTATGCAGTAGATTTTGCCATGCAACATAGTCCAAACAGTATTGAAGGTACAATTGCAACATTGCCAACTGTACAACAAAATTTAGGTAAGATGGAAACTTTGTTGTTGTCTGCTAGACAATTTTTATGGAGTACTGCAAAAGGCTATCAATTATTTAAAGATGATAGTCAAATTAGAAATGCAACAAGTGCGAGTAAAGTTATGGTGATGAATCAAGGTCTTGAGGTGGTTGATATAGCAATGCGAATTGTCGGGGCTAAAAGTTTAGAAATGAGCCGTCCTTTGCAACGTTACTATCGTGATATGCGCGCCGGATTACACAATCCGCCTATGGAAGATGCGGCGTATACTAATATTGCTAAAAGTATTACAAACACATTTTAA
- the yut gene encoding urea transporter, producing the protein MKMIDVLLKNISQVVLLNNKWTGLFILIGLFVADWTVGLAAIIGSLIAYVFARYINYSKEEINDGLAGFNPVLTAVALTIFLEKSILDIVITIIATLLTLPVAAAVREVLRPYKVPMLTMPFVIVTWFTILLSGQVKYVETPLKLIPENIEDIKFNHNSDQIHFVQSLFEGFSQVFVEASVLGGIFILVGILIASRKAALLAIVASLLSFIIVALLGGNYDDINQGLFGYNFVLMAIALGYTFKTAINPYIATFLGVLLTVVVQLGTATLLEPFGLPALTLPFIIATWILLFAGIRQEREDIAK; encoded by the coding sequence TTGAAGATGATAGATGTTCTTTTAAAAAACATATCTCAGGTGGTGTTATTAAATAATAAGTGGACTGGATTATTTATTTTAATAGGTTTATTTGTTGCTGATTGGACAGTTGGTTTAGCGGCAATAATTGGTAGTCTCATAGCTTATGTGTTTGCACGTTATATAAATTATAGTAAAGAAGAAATTAATGACGGTTTAGCAGGGTTTAATCCTGTATTAACTGCTGTTGCATTAACGATATTTTTGGAAAAATCAATATTAGATATTGTTATTACGATTATAGCAACTTTATTAACTTTGCCTGTAGCCGCAGCGGTGAGAGAAGTTTTAAGACCATATAAAGTACCTATGTTGACAATGCCGTTTGTCATTGTAACGTGGTTTACGATTTTGTTGTCAGGCCAGGTTAAATATGTCGAGACACCATTAAAATTAATTCCGGAAAATATTGAAGACATTAAATTTAACCATAATAGTGATCAAATTCATTTTGTTCAGTCATTGTTTGAAGGCTTTAGTCAAGTGTTCGTTGAAGCGAGTGTGCTTGGCGGTATATTCATTTTAGTAGGGATTTTGATTGCATCTAGAAAAGCGGCGTTATTAGCAATTGTTGCAAGTTTATTAAGTTTTATCATTGTCGCACTTTTAGGTGGAAACTATGATGATATAAACCAAGGTTTGTTTGGTTATAATTTTGTATTAATGGCTATCGCGTTGGGCTATACATTCAAAACAGCGATTAATCCATATATTGCGACATTTTTAGGGGTATTATTAACAGTTGTAGTGCAATTAGGAACAGCTACGTTACTTGAACCATTTGGCTTACCTGCATTAACTTTACCGTTTATTATTGCCACTTGGATATTGTTGTTTGCAGGAATTCGACAAGAAAGAGAAGACATCGCGAAGTAA
- a CDS encoding AraC family transcriptional regulator, which yields MTDNFSLHIFKNMKVGNAKEANLKIVYWLQGSGLITINLQRYEVRANDVTIIMLNDLYQIESHEESVCCVVEISAKTYLRFMNSNCMVSGQVLSNDIGSTFRILLKYLIHNQVEQQANITNDKLISYMCVELMSLNTNDDRHHLVAEEVHEYLTHNHHKKINRKDVINHVNITSKALSEMFKVTPYSNFVQYLNHIRLEHCLIDILTSMKPIEEIASNHGFNHYSRFIHLFKETYGDTPKLIRKTYRPTSHSINQSQIVDIDESIIKLIDESINGMTKVKEIQVPWETIDNPKNYEPKNIYIKGNSFYWIDYYMIEQMILRLRVNPENLYIILTVDVSKDELSTEQIKLLLQKFINYSVNVVFKIKHEYNELLTSSERARLEILVATIFNMTFERNKSKIAFLIYDLKVRAIQKVKRLISNYIQEFELIYILDQNEVDTQYDVAIDFLIDRFVVTLAQLEQISVSSSKLICDLDVINRNTYSKEIITLSDIRLMSQLMANYSNYNGLCIQMSMVYEVINEISLTKLSILIFIINILNQLRGVVIYQNDTMIVTKFKHEIQCVICFPVALLNEKSGSARITCRGLKQFSHAETKQIVLSIDKDKHTSENGVFVNDIMQQHKFWKANFIEKNIYDHSLMVSSNSIVHLKYHLEI from the coding sequence ATGACAGATAATTTTTCACTACATATTTTTAAGAATATGAAAGTGGGTAATGCAAAAGAAGCAAATTTAAAAATTGTATATTGGTTACAGGGCTCAGGTTTGATTACTATAAATTTACAACGTTATGAAGTTAGAGCAAACGATGTTACCATTATAATGCTGAATGATTTATATCAGATTGAAAGTCATGAAGAAAGTGTTTGTTGTGTTGTTGAAATTAGTGCAAAGACATATTTAAGATTTATGAATTCGAATTGCATGGTTAGCGGTCAAGTATTATCAAATGATATTGGAAGCACTTTTAGAATTTTGCTAAAGTATTTAATTCATAACCAAGTTGAACAGCAAGCAAACATAACGAATGATAAACTTATTAGTTATATGTGTGTTGAATTAATGTCACTCAATACAAATGATGACAGGCATCATTTAGTAGCTGAGGAAGTCCATGAGTATTTAACGCATAATCATCATAAAAAGATTAATAGAAAAGATGTTATAAATCATGTAAATATTACAAGTAAAGCTTTAAGTGAAATGTTTAAAGTGACACCTTACAGTAATTTTGTTCAATATTTAAATCATATTAGACTTGAGCATTGTCTAATAGATATATTAACTTCAATGAAGCCAATAGAAGAAATAGCCAGTAATCATGGTTTTAATCACTACTCTCGTTTTATACACCTCTTTAAAGAAACATATGGTGACACTCCAAAATTAATTAGGAAAACATATAGACCAACATCTCATTCAATTAACCAATCCCAAATAGTTGATATTGATGAAAGCATAATTAAATTAATTGATGAATCTATAAATGGTATGACTAAAGTAAAAGAGATACAGGTACCATGGGAAACGATTGATAATCCTAAAAATTATGAGCCTAAAAACATCTATATTAAAGGAAATAGTTTTTATTGGATTGATTATTATATGATTGAACAAATGATTCTAAGATTAAGAGTTAATCCTGAAAATTTGTATATTATCTTAACTGTTGATGTTTCAAAAGATGAATTATCAACTGAACAAATCAAATTATTATTACAAAAATTTATAAATTATAGTGTCAATGTCGTTTTTAAAATTAAACACGAATATAATGAGTTGTTAACGAGTTCAGAAAGAGCCAGATTAGAAATACTTGTAGCAACTATTTTTAATATGACATTTGAAAGAAATAAATCAAAAATTGCATTTCTAATTTATGATTTGAAAGTGAGAGCTATACAAAAAGTTAAAAGGTTAATTAGCAATTATATTCAAGAATTTGAGTTGATATATATTCTTGATCAAAATGAAGTTGATACACAATATGATGTCGCAATTGATTTCTTAATAGATCGATTTGTCGTAACTCTAGCCCAATTGGAGCAAATATCGGTATCTAGTTCAAAGTTGATTTGTGATTTGGATGTTATTAATAGAAACACATATTCAAAAGAAATTATAACTTTATCGGATATAAGATTGATGTCTCAACTTATGGCGAATTATTCAAATTACAATGGTCTTTGTATACAAATGTCTATGGTTTATGAAGTAATCAACGAGATTAGTTTGACAAAGTTATCTATTCTAATATTTATCATTAATATACTAAATCAATTACGAGGGGTGGTTATTTATCAAAATGACACGATGATTGTAACGAAATTTAAACATGAAATTCAGTGTGTCATTTGTTTCCCTGTCGCATTGTTAAATGAGAAATCAGGCTCTGCACGTATAACTTGTAGGGGGCTTAAACAATTTAGCCATGCTGAAACTAAGCAGATTGTTTTGAGTATAGATAAAGATAAGCATACTTCCGAGAATGGTGTATTTGTGAATGATATTATGCAACAGCACAAGTTTTGGAAAGCTAATTTTATAGAAAAAAATATTTATGACCATTCATTAATGGTCTCAAGCAATAGTATTGTTCATTTGAAATATCATCTTGAGATATAG
- a CDS encoding urease subunit gamma, with the protein MHFTQREQDKLMIVVAAEVARRRKARGLKLNHPEALALISDELLEGARDGKTVAELMSYGRQILNKEDVMDGVEHMITDIEIEATFPDGTKLITVHHPIV; encoded by the coding sequence TTGCATTTTACACAACGAGAGCAAGACAAATTAATGATAGTTGTTGCAGCGGAAGTTGCACGTCGTCGTAAAGCAAGAGGTTTAAAACTTAATCATCCTGAAGCATTAGCATTAATCAGTGATGAATTATTAGAAGGCGCACGAGACGGCAAAACTGTTGCTGAATTAATGAGTTACGGTAGACAAATTTTAAACAAGGAAGACGTCATGGATGGTGTAGAACACATGATTACAGATATAGAAATCGAGGCTACATTCCCCGATGGTACAAAGTTAATTACAGTGCATCACCCTATTGTTTAA
- a CDS encoding urease accessory protein UreD: protein MDEQQWTGQLDITVFFDGNRSVSRDIFFEKALKVIRPVYLNHSPIPTFYIVNVGGGYLDGDRYRMNINVEDNAKVTLTSQGATKIYKTPTDHVEQYQTFTLKDDAYIEYVADPIIAYENAKFYQHNTFNLNSSSSLFYTDILTPGYSKNGEPFKYRYMHLINEIYVDHELVTYDNLLLDPNKQSINDLGYMEHYSHYGSAYFIHSEVNQKLIDKVYETIQPLASTFDCRIAISQLPTHGFAVRILAHRTQVIEKLLGAIQGYIAENIYDRKLDFLRKY from the coding sequence ATGGATGAACAACAGTGGACTGGACAACTTGATATAACAGTGTTTTTTGACGGTAATAGATCCGTATCACGAGATATCTTCTTCGAAAAAGCACTTAAAGTGATACGTCCAGTCTATCTAAATCACTCACCTATTCCTACATTTTATATCGTTAACGTAGGCGGTGGTTATTTAGATGGGGATCGCTACCGTATGAATATTAATGTCGAAGATAACGCAAAAGTGACTTTAACGTCGCAAGGTGCTACAAAAATATATAAAACGCCTACCGACCATGTTGAACAGTATCAAACATTCACATTAAAAGATGACGCATATATAGAATATGTAGCTGATCCAATTATCGCATATGAAAATGCTAAATTTTATCAACACAATACTTTCAACCTTAATAGTTCAAGTTCATTATTTTATACCGATATTTTAACGCCAGGTTATTCAAAAAATGGTGAGCCTTTTAAATATCGCTATATGCACTTGATTAATGAAATATATGTTGATCATGAACTCGTTACGTATGACAATCTTTTACTAGACCCAAATAAACAATCAATTAATGATTTGGGTTATATGGAACACTATTCTCACTATGGCTCAGCTTATTTTATTCATAGCGAAGTGAACCAAAAGTTAATTGACAAAGTATATGAAACTATTCAACCTTTAGCTTCTACATTCGATTGTCGCATCGCAATATCTCAATTACCTACACACGGTTTCGCAGTTAGAATTCTAGCACACCGTACCCAAGTTATTGAGAAATTACTAGGTGCTATTCAAGGTTATATTGCAGAAAACATTTACGATCGCAAACTTGATTTTCTAAGAAAATATTAA
- a CDS encoding urease subunit beta — protein sequence MIPGEIITKSTEIEINKHHPETIIEVKNTGDRPIQVGSHFHFYEANAALDFEREMAYGKHLDIPAGAAVRFEPGDKKEVQLVEYAGKRKIYGFRGMVNGPIDESRVYRPTDENDKYAGVFGDEGEENVNKKGGKRS from the coding sequence ATGATACCTGGAGAAATTATTACTAAAAGTACAGAAATAGAGATCAACAAACATCATCCAGAAACTATTATCGAAGTAAAAAATACGGGAGATCGTCCAATTCAAGTTGGTTCACATTTTCATTTCTACGAAGCAAATGCAGCATTAGATTTCGAACGTGAAATGGCATACGGCAAACATTTAGACATTCCTGCTGGTGCAGCTGTTCGTTTTGAGCCTGGAGATAAAAAAGAAGTCCAACTAGTTGAGTATGCTGGCAAACGTAAAATTTATGGTTTCCGTGGTATGGTCAACGGCCCTATCGATGAATCACGTGTCTATCGTCCAACAGATGAAAACGATAAGTATGCGGGTGTATTCGGTGATGAAGGTGAAGAAAATGTGAATAAAAAAGGAGGAAAAAGATCATGA
- a CDS encoding urease accessory protein UreF, which translates to MIDHKHLRLFQFCDSQFPTGAFSHSFGLETYIQRNVIHDDQTFIAWLKMFLTEQLTYSDGLAMRLVYDALENNDAQKVLKIDKLLFVQNLPKETRVGSKQMGTRMVKLALELYDSEWITWYHQQMKEKHAKLNPAICFTMLGHHLGVDIETIIDYYLYQNVSSLTQNAVRAIPLGQTAGQQVVTHMIPYIEATRKHIFELKESDFGMTAPGLELNQMAHENVNVRIFIS; encoded by the coding sequence ATGATTGATCATAAGCATTTAAGATTATTTCAGTTCTGTGATTCACAGTTTCCAACAGGCGCATTCAGTCATTCGTTTGGTCTTGAAACATATATTCAAAGAAATGTGATTCATGATGATCAAACTTTTATTGCATGGCTAAAAATGTTTTTAACAGAACAACTCACCTATTCTGATGGTTTAGCAATGCGATTAGTTTATGATGCATTAGAAAATAATGACGCGCAAAAAGTATTAAAAATAGACAAATTATTATTTGTTCAGAATTTACCTAAAGAAACGCGTGTTGGTTCAAAACAAATGGGTACGCGTATGGTTAAACTTGCATTAGAACTATATGATAGCGAGTGGATAACTTGGTATCACCAACAAATGAAAGAGAAACATGCAAAGTTAAACCCAGCAATATGTTTTACAATGTTAGGACACCACTTAGGTGTAGATATTGAAACAATTATTGATTATTACTTATATCAAAATGTTTCAAGTTTAACTCAAAATGCTGTACGTGCCATACCACTTGGACAAACTGCTGGTCAGCAAGTGGTTACTCATATGATTCCTTATATCGAAGCAACGAGAAAACATATTTTCGAATTAAAAGAGTCTGATTTCGGCATGACAGCGCCTGGTTTAGAACTAAATCAAATGGCGCATGAAAACGTCAATGTTAGAATTTTCATATCATAG